From Flexistipes sp.:
AACCGGTACAATCTTAAAGGTAGTGCCCTCATCCTGAGCACCGATATTGCGAAGACCTGGGTTGATATTATTGCAAACAAAATCAAGCTTGATACTTTCAGAGAGCAGTTAAGATTGAATCGTGATATATATTCCATCATAGAGGAAAGATATTACAGTTCTATGGCAAATCTTATCGATTTGTATCAACAGGAAAGTGTTATCGCTAATATCCGGAGTAATATTGACGATACTATATCAGAAATAGAGCGACTGAAACAGAGTCTGAATGTATTGACCGGAACTCATCCGGGGGCGAAATTTTCTGTTGAAACAGAGAAAATGCCGGAAATAAAACCACTTCCCAAAGGCGGTCTGCCCGCCTCCGTTTTGAAAAACAGACCGGATTTAAAAGCATCATGGTTAAAGGTGAAATCTGCTGCCTGGAATGTTTCATCTGCAAAAGCCGCAAGACTTCCTTCTTTAAGACTTACGGGTTCCTATAATTATTCTGCTGAAAAGCTGGCGGATATTTTTGACAATTGGGCGCTGAATCTTGCAGGTTCTCTTATTGCACCTATAATAGACGGCGGTTCCAGAAAAGCTGAAGTGGCAAGAAGCAAAGCAGCTTTACAGGAAGCTGTTATGAATTACAAACAGGATGCTTTAAATGCCGTAAAAGAGGCTGAAGCAGCCCTGTTGAATGAAAGCAAATACATAAAGCGGATAAAAAATACTGAAAAGAGGCTTTCCATAGCTGAGAAAAGTCTGAAAGAAGCTGAGCGAAGGTATTATTCCGGCATATCCGATTATTCCGCAGTACTTAACCAGAGACTTAATATTCTTGAACTTAAAAGCACACTTACAGACCTCAAAAGTGCCAGAATCAAGTCAAGAATCGATCTCTATAAAGCTGCCGGAGGCAGAATACCCGAACTAAACGAAATCCTGAAAGAGGTTAAAAATGGACGAACAGCAGAAAAATAAACGTGTGGAAGAGGAGAGCAAGACACTTCCCAAAAAGACCTGGTGGCAAAGGCTTTTATCTTTTATTATGATAGTATTCATAATCGGGGCAGGTGTCTATGGTGTGAAATATTTTTTATCTTCCAGACCGATGCCACAGATCTCAAAACCGGAAAAAATTATTCCTACCGTTACTGTTAAAGATATAAAGCCTTCCGAGCATCGGGTCAGTATCTCAGCTTACGGTAATGTAAAAATAAAAAACGATGTGGAAATAAAATCTCAGGTTTCGGGTATTGTGACTTATGTGTCCGACAAATTAGATCTGGGTGAATTTGTGAAAGCAGGGGAAATCCTTGTGAAAATTGATAAAACTGACTACGAAATTGCCCTTGAAAAGAGCCTGAGTGCACTTGAACAGGCACAATCAAATCTTACACTTGAAAAAGGGAAACAGTCGGTTGCAAAGAAGGAATGGGAAATAATGCAAAAACGAGTCGGCGATAATATTTCCAAGGAACAAAAGGCACTTGCCTTAAGAGTTCCTCAGCTTATGAGTGCCAGAGCTGCAGTGAAGCAGGCTGAGGCTGATGTCCGGAAAGCCCGGCTGGATCTGAAACGAACTGTTATAAGGTCTCCTTTTAACGGGATTGTGATGAAAAAAAATGTCAGCAAAGGCTCTTACCTGAATGTTCAGGGGTCAGTGGCCAGGATTATTTCAACTGAGGATTTTTACGTTGAAGCTTATATAGAAAAGGAGAAGCTGAAGTGGCTGGATAAATCCAAGCCTGTAATGATAGAATCAGGTGCCGGCAAATTTACAGGTAAAGTTGAGGAAGTGCTGCCTGATGTACAGGACAAGGGACTTATGGCAAAACTTTTGATTACGGTCAACAACCCCCTTCAATCTGATCCTCCTCTCCTGGTAGGTGATTATGCCGAGGTTATTTTTAAAGGTAAGATTCTGAAGGATATTTATAAAATACCGAGATCAGCAGTTTCCGACCGGGGTAAAATATATCTCGTTGATAGTGAGTACAAACTTAGAATTAAAGAGTACGATAAAATGTGGGAAGATGAAAAATATATATATGTCAAAAATACATTTCCTCAGGAATGGAAGCTGGTCGTAAGTAAAATATTCGCTCCTTCAGACGGTATGAAAGTTAAAGTTTCTGAAGAAAACGCCGGTGCTTCCAGATGAGTAATGAAAAGATAAAGAAAGGTCCTATTGCCTGGATGGCAAAAAATTCGGTTGCAGCCAACATTCTAATGATTTTCCTCCTTATAGGAGGTCTTTTTATGGCTTCCAACATTAAACAGGAGGTGTTCCCCGAGTTTGAACTGGACACTGTTACGATTACAGTCGCTTATCCCGGTGCCAGCCCCGAAGAAGTGGAAAAGGGCGTCATATTACCTGTTGAAGAAGCTATCGAGGGGATAAATGGGATAAAAGAAATCAGGTCTACCGCTAATGAGAGCTCAGGTACTGTTACTGTGGAAGCGGTAACCGGCTATGATATGCAGAAACTCTATCAGGACATTAAAAATGAAGTGGACAGAATAGATTCCTTTCCCACTGATGCAGAGGATCCTCAGGTTTTTATACCTTCAAGGCGAATTACTGTAACCACATTGATTCTGTATGGTAATCAAAGCAAACAAACTCTAAAAGAGTATGCTGATATTGTGAAAAACCGTTTAATAGCAGACGACCGCATTACGGTGGTTGAGATAAGCGGAGCGAATGACTACGAGATTAAGGTGGATGTTTCTGAAGATGCCTTAAAAAAGTATGATTTGACACTGCAGGAGATAGCATCAAAAATCAGCAAAGCGTCCCTTGATCTGCCTGCAGGAACGATAGAAACAAGTGAAGGGGATATTCTAGTAAGACTGAAAGAGCGAAAAGATTATGCCCCCCAGTTTGCGGATATTCCCGTTGTGGCAACCAGCAGCGGAACTCTTGTGAAATTAGGAGATATTGCTTCTGTAACAGGCGGTTTTGAAGACACAAACAATTATGTGGTGTTTAACGGAAGAAAAGCCATTGAACTGGAAGTATTCCGTGTAGGCAAGCAGAAACCGGTGGAAGTTGCCGAAGCAGTAAATGAGCATATAAAACAACTTAATGAAACCCTGCCTTCGGGACTTTCCATAGAAAAAGTGCGGGACAGGTCAATAATTTTTGAACAGCGGGTTAATCTTCTCCTTAAAAACGGGCTGCTTGGTTTAGGCCTGGTAATGATACTTCTCAGTATTTTTCTTGAGCTTCGACTTGCATTTTGGGTTGCTGTGGGCATCCTTGTTTCTTTTCTCGGCTCCTTTTTCATCCTGCCGTTATTCGGGACAACTATAAATATGATTTCTCTGTTTGCATTTATTATCACACTCGGAATAGTTGTTGATGATGCTATTGTTGTGGGGGAAAACATATACAGCTACAGACAAAAAAGACTGGATTTTATATCTGCATCGATTAAAGGGACCCGGGAAATAGCAATGCCCGTATGTTTTAGTGTGCTGACCAATATGGTGGCGTTTCTCCCGATGTATTTTGTGCCGGGGATAGCGGGTAAAATTTTCGGTATCATTCCTGTAGTCGTTGTTTCAGTATTTGCTATTTCACTTGTTGAGGCTTTGTTTATACTACCTGCCCATTTAGCACATCAGAAAAAATATTTTACAAGCAGAATTATGTATTTTTTTCACAGAAATCAGCAAAAGGTAAGCAGGCTTTTTGAATGGTTTATAAGGCAGGTATACCGCCCCTCCCTTAAAATTTTTCTGAAATTCAGGTATATAAGTATAACCGCAGGTATAGGTGTGTTAATAGTGACCATGGCTTTTGTGGCAAGCGGCCGGATGGGATTTGCAATGTTTCCGAAAGTAGAATCTGATTTTGCCTATTTAACCATTCAAATGCCGTTGGGTACCCCCGATGGGAGAATAAAAAATCTGGAAGAAAAAATTTATCGGTCTGCCTTAAAACTG
This genomic window contains:
- a CDS encoding efflux RND transporter permease subunit translates to MSNEKIKKGPIAWMAKNSVAANILMIFLLIGGLFMASNIKQEVFPEFELDTVTITVAYPGASPEEVEKGVILPVEEAIEGINGIKEIRSTANESSGTVTVEAVTGYDMQKLYQDIKNEVDRIDSFPTDAEDPQVFIPSRRITVTTLILYGNQSKQTLKEYADIVKNRLIADDRITVVEISGANDYEIKVDVSEDALKKYDLTLQEIASKISKASLDLPAGTIETSEGDILVRLKERKDYAPQFADIPVVATSSGTLVKLGDIASVTGGFEDTNNYVVFNGRKAIELEVFRVGKQKPVEVAEAVNEHIKQLNETLPSGLSIEKVRDRSIIFEQRVNLLLKNGLLGLGLVMILLSIFLELRLAFWVAVGILVSFLGSFFILPLFGTTINMISLFAFIITLGIVVDDAIVVGENIYSYRQKRLDFISASIKGTREIAMPVCFSVLTNMVAFLPMYFVPGIAGKIFGIIPVVVVSVFAISLVEALFILPAHLAHQKKYFTSRIMYFFHRNQQKVSRLFEWFIRQVYRPSLKIFLKFRYISITAGIGVLIVTMAFVASGRMGFAMFPKVESDFAYLTIQMPLGTPDGRIKNLEEKIYRSALKLREQYRDSSLVENILVSVNEDSVRGRVYLAPPEQRVLSTAEFVQKWRKELGSIPDAEQVNFQSDFGGPGSGADLTVELSHQNMDVLKAASSELADEIAKFDIASDIEDGFVEGKDQFDVYLKPKAYFLGLTPQIVARELRSRYYGVEALKQLRGKNEVTVMVRIDKKERTSVHYFNNMKISTPSGVEVPLDTIANIKRGKAYTSINRRDGKRIVSVTADVEPQNRTVEIVNSLQKGFLDELAAKYPGLSYSFEGKQSDLKESVGSLMRGLAMALLAIYVILAIPFKSYMQPVIIMCSIPFGVVGAVYGHLLLGYSLSLMSLFGIVALAGVVVNSSLVLIDYANRLRRNSNYTAYTAIIESSLSRFRPVFLTTFTTFFGLMPMIFETSRQARFLIPMAISLGFGILFSILITLIFVPSLYVILEDLKNFLIKVFAPAKRFGDEMHDSTEKNN
- a CDS encoding efflux RND transporter periplasmic adaptor subunit; this translates as MDEQQKNKRVEEESKTLPKKTWWQRLLSFIMIVFIIGAGVYGVKYFLSSRPMPQISKPEKIIPTVTVKDIKPSEHRVSISAYGNVKIKNDVEIKSQVSGIVTYVSDKLDLGEFVKAGEILVKIDKTDYEIALEKSLSALEQAQSNLTLEKGKQSVAKKEWEIMQKRVGDNISKEQKALALRVPQLMSARAAVKQAEADVRKARLDLKRTVIRSPFNGIVMKKNVSKGSYLNVQGSVARIISTEDFYVEAYIEKEKLKWLDKSKPVMIESGAGKFTGKVEEVLPDVQDKGLMAKLLITVNNPLQSDPPLLVGDYAEVIFKGKILKDIYKIPRSAVSDRGKIYLVDSEYKLRIKEYDKMWEDEKYIYVKNTFPQEWKLVVSKIFAPSDGMKVKVSEENAGASR
- a CDS encoding TolC family protein, encoding MKCKYLLLTVLILPMVFSCTVFKPEISQVETVLDNSKGSAAAGFIDNETLWWNIFDSPEISKLMDKAFGNNFNIKAAYYRIKQAQASYRKSYSGYYPSADLSLERSYNKQKQKNLDAVTTDKWSLGLNVSYEADIWGKTSAEAESAALQVDINRYNLKGSALILSTDIAKTWVDIIANKIKLDTFREQLRLNRDIYSIIEERYYSSMANLIDLYQQESVIANIRSNIDDTISEIERLKQSLNVLTGTHPGAKFSVETEKMPEIKPLPKGGLPASVLKNRPDLKASWLKVKSAAWNVSSAKAARLPSLRLTGSYNYSAEKLADIFDNWALNLAGSLIAPIIDGGSRKAEVARSKAALQEAVMNYKQDALNAVKEAEAALLNESKYIKRIKNTEKRLSIAEKSLKEAERRYYSGISDYSAVLNQRLNILELKSTLTDLKSARIKSRIDLYKAAGGRIPELNEILKEVKNGRTAEK